In one Rhodococcus sp. B50 genomic region, the following are encoded:
- the pgsA gene encoding phosphatidylinositol phosphate synthase, which translates to MLSFFGRASVSKVTAPLGKALIRTGLTPDAVTLVGTVATVAAAVTLFPMGYLFWGAMVIWLFVMFDMLDGAMARARGGGTRFGAVLDATCDRIADGAIFAGLAWWAVYHEQSRPLFVATLICLVTSQVISYAKARAEASGLSADGGLIERPDRLVIVLVGAGLTGLGLDWAIHIAMWLLVVGSVITVFQRVLAVRNSAGARELLPITPAGNSGTAPQDNEGAQ; encoded by the coding sequence ATGCTGAGCTTCTTCGGGCGTGCGTCGGTGTCGAAGGTCACCGCGCCGCTCGGTAAGGCCCTGATCCGTACCGGCCTGACTCCGGATGCGGTCACCCTGGTCGGCACCGTCGCCACGGTTGCCGCCGCCGTGACCCTGTTCCCGATGGGATACCTGTTCTGGGGCGCGATGGTCATCTGGCTGTTCGTGATGTTCGACATGCTCGACGGCGCGATGGCACGGGCCCGCGGTGGTGGGACCCGGTTCGGCGCGGTCCTCGACGCGACCTGCGACCGGATCGCCGACGGCGCGATCTTCGCCGGTCTCGCGTGGTGGGCGGTCTATCACGAGCAGAGCCGTCCGCTGTTCGTCGCCACCCTGATCTGCTTGGTGACCTCGCAGGTCATCTCGTACGCGAAGGCGCGTGCCGAGGCGAGCGGACTGTCCGCCGACGGCGGTCTGATCGAGCGTCCCGACCGGCTCGTGATCGTGCTGGTGGGAGCCGGCCTCACCGGACTCGGCCTCGACTGGGCGATCCACATCGCGATGTGGCTGCTCGTCGTCGGATCGGTGATCACCGTCTTCCAGCGGGTTCTCGCCGTCCGCAACTCCGCAGGAGCGCGCGAACTACTCCCCATCACACCGGCCGGGAACAGTGGCACCGCACCCCAGGACAACGAGGGAGCGCAGTGA
- a CDS encoding HIT family protein → MVDRGVGESDHLQRLWSPHRMSYITESPRGREEPYEPFTDIPKMSDEEGLVVARGELVYAVLNLYPYNPGHLMVVPYRRVANLEDLTPDESAELMQFAQRALRVIKRVSRPHGFNVGLNLGAAAGGSLAEHLHLHVVPRWGGDANFITVLGGSKVMVQLLRDTRALLASAWDE, encoded by the coding sequence ATGGTCGATCGCGGTGTGGGGGAGTCCGACCACCTGCAGCGCCTGTGGTCGCCGCACCGGATGTCGTACATCACCGAGTCCCCGCGCGGTCGCGAAGAGCCGTACGAACCCTTCACCGACATCCCGAAGATGTCCGACGAGGAAGGCCTCGTCGTCGCTCGCGGCGAACTGGTGTACGCGGTGCTCAACCTGTACCCGTACAACCCCGGACACCTGATGGTGGTGCCGTACCGCCGGGTCGCCAATCTCGAGGACCTGACGCCCGACGAGAGCGCCGAGCTCATGCAGTTCGCCCAGCGTGCGCTTCGTGTCATCAAGCGGGTGTCGCGTCCGCACGGCTTCAATGTCGGCCTGAACCTCGGTGCCGCGGCAGGAGGCTCGCTGGCCGAGCATCTCCACCTGCACGTCGTGCCGCGCTGGGGCGGCGACGCCAACTTCATCACGGTCCTCGGCGGGTCGAAGGTGATGGTGCAGCTGCTGCGCGACACCCGTGCGCTGCTCGCCTCGGCATGGGACGAGTGA